In Chryseobacterium shigense, the following proteins share a genomic window:
- a CDS encoding 2-hydroxyacid dehydrogenase, translated as MKVFVSKRIPQEGINMLKEAGLEVFIPEHENLSHEEWLIHCQNNDAILSVGAEFKYDKDFFDQCPDIKTIALYSVGFDHVDIMEANRRNIPIGNTPDVLSKATSDVAFLLMQSVARRASYNFQKVKDGNWGDFDPLHALGQELYGKTLGILGLGRIGFEMAKKSRAAFDMKIIYHNRHRNEEAEQELNAAYVSFEELIAQSDVLSIHASFTPEQKDLFNGSVFEKMKSDAIFINTARGGFQNEKDLYEALTEKKIWGAGLDVTNPEPMSKESPLLELSNVCVLPHIGSATIEARTGMAKIAAENIIAFFKGEKIPYCANPEVYSGKN; from the coding sequence ATGAAAGTATTTGTGAGCAAAAGAATTCCGCAAGAAGGAATCAATATGCTGAAAGAAGCAGGACTGGAGGTTTTTATCCCGGAACATGAAAATCTTTCGCATGAAGAATGGCTGATTCACTGTCAGAACAATGATGCCATTCTGAGTGTAGGAGCGGAATTTAAATACGACAAAGATTTCTTTGATCAATGTCCCGATATAAAAACAATCGCTTTATATTCCGTAGGCTTTGATCATGTGGATATTATGGAAGCCAACCGAAGAAATATTCCCATAGGAAATACCCCGGATGTCCTGAGTAAAGCAACTTCTGATGTTGCTTTTTTACTGATGCAGTCTGTAGCCAGAAGAGCAAGCTATAATTTTCAGAAAGTAAAAGACGGCAACTGGGGAGATTTTGATCCGTTACATGCTCTTGGACAGGAATTGTATGGAAAAACCCTGGGAATACTAGGGCTGGGAAGGATTGGCTTCGAAATGGCTAAAAAATCCAGGGCAGCTTTTGATATGAAAATCATCTATCACAACCGTCACAGGAATGAAGAAGCAGAACAGGAGCTGAATGCCGCTTATGTTTCTTTTGAAGAATTGATTGCACAATCTGATGTATTGAGCATTCATGCCAGTTTTACCCCTGAGCAGAAAGACCTTTTCAACGGTTCTGTTTTTGAAAAAATGAAATCTGATGCTATTTTTATTAATACGGCAAGAGGAGGTTTTCAGAATGAGAAAGATCTTTATGAAGCTTTGACTGAAAAAAAGATCTGGGGTGCCGGTTTAGATGTAACCAATCCGGAACCTATGTCTAAGGAAAGTCCGCTGCTGGAGCTTTCAAATGTCTGTGTACTTCCGCATATAGGTTCTGCTACCATTGAGGCCAGAACAGGAATGGCAAAGATTGCGGCTGAAAATATCATCGCTTTTTTTAAAGGTGAAAAAATTCCATATTGTGCCAATCCGGAAGTATATTCCGGGAAAAATTAA
- a CDS encoding prevent-host-death protein, producing MDTNRFKSSHDFSNIQKNLHNNPGYHTESYTQQVKDYMNDMKSKNQEPTKQGFMAHTQKSAKDVWEEIQEMASQVWDKNQDLSDEDQ from the coding sequence ATGGACACGAATAGATTTAAATCATCACATGATTTCAGTAATATTCAGAAAAACCTGCATAATAATCCCGGATACCATACAGAAAGCTATACCCAGCAGGTAAAGGATTATATGAATGATATGAAAAGTAAGAATCAGGAACCTACAAAGCAGGGATTTATGGCTCATACACAGAAATCGGCAAAAGATGTTTGGGAAGAAATTCAGGAAATGGCTTCTCAGGTCTGGGACAAAAATCAGGATCTTTCAGATGAAGATCAATAA
- a CDS encoding protein-L-isoaspartate(D-aspartate) O-methyltransferase: MHDSFVHKGKRKILVEYLRHNIEISDENVLLAMSEVPRHLFIESIFEDFAYEDRAFPILSHQTISHPSTVAEQSELLQVKPGEKVLEIGTGCGYQTAVLLAMKALVYTVERQKDLFDFSKKKFRELHLNPKFQSFGDGFAGLPTFAPFDKIIVTCGASVLPTELLKQLNVGGKMVIPLGPTDEQILYRFTKTAPTQFEKEEFGAYKFVPMLGDTNH, encoded by the coding sequence ATGCATGATTCGTTTGTACATAAAGGAAAAAGAAAGATTCTTGTCGAATACTTAAGACATAATATAGAAATCTCGGATGAAAATGTACTTTTGGCAATGAGCGAAGTTCCGAGACACCTTTTCATTGAAAGTATTTTCGAAGATTTTGCCTACGAAGACCGGGCGTTTCCCATACTATCACACCAAACCATTTCACATCCCTCAACAGTAGCGGAACAGTCTGAGCTGTTACAGGTGAAGCCAGGTGAGAAAGTGCTTGAAATAGGGACGGGATGCGGATATCAGACCGCCGTTCTATTAGCTATGAAAGCATTGGTGTACACGGTGGAAAGGCAGAAAGACCTTTTTGATTTCTCAAAGAAGAAATTCCGTGAGCTGCATTTGAATCCAAAATTTCAGAGCTTCGGAGACGGTTTTGCAGGACTTCCTACTTTCGCTCCTTTTGATAAGATTATCGTTACCTGTGGTGCTTCAGTTTTACCTACGGAATTATTAAAGCAGCTTAATGTCGGCGGGAAAATGGTTATTCCGTTAGGTCCTACCGATGAGCAGATTCTGTACAGATTTACAAAAACGGCTCCTACACAATTCGAAAAAGAAGAGTTCGGCGCTTATAAATTCGTTCCTATGTTGGGAGATACCAATCATTAA
- a CDS encoding Gfo/Idh/MocA family protein yields the protein MLKAGLVGAGHLGKIHLRLLNQSDKYELVGFHDKDTENGKKIEAEFGYKYFENFDELLEQIDMLDIVTPTIYHYDYALKAIEKKLHFFIEKPVTQTLEQAEEILHKCQENGIKAQVGHVERYNPAFIATKEYIKNPMFIEIHRLAEFNPRGTDVSVVLDLMIHDLDILLSMAKSKVKNIHASGVCVVSKTPDIANARIEFENGCVANLTTSRISMKAMRKSRFFQKDAYISVDFLEKKAEVIRMKDAPENPTPFDMIIENADGEKNQILFEYPDIQPNNAILDELNSFADAITDGKNVEVSLEDGTEALKVALEIVKLIS from the coding sequence ATGTTAAAAGCAGGTTTGGTAGGTGCCGGACATCTGGGAAAGATCCATTTACGACTTCTTAACCAGTCAGATAAGTACGAGCTGGTAGGTTTCCACGATAAAGATACTGAAAACGGAAAAAAAATAGAAGCTGAATTCGGATATAAATATTTTGAAAATTTTGATGAACTTCTTGAGCAGATCGATATGCTGGATATTGTAACTCCTACGATCTACCATTACGATTATGCACTGAAAGCCATTGAAAAAAAGCTTCATTTTTTCATTGAAAAACCGGTGACACAGACACTTGAACAGGCAGAAGAAATTCTTCACAAATGCCAGGAAAATGGTATCAAGGCACAGGTAGGACATGTTGAAAGATACAATCCGGCTTTTATTGCCACTAAAGAATATATTAAAAATCCGATGTTCATTGAGATTCACAGGCTGGCGGAATTCAACCCCAGAGGAACTGATGTTTCTGTGGTGCTTGATCTTATGATTCATGATCTGGATATTTTGCTGAGTATGGCTAAATCTAAGGTTAAAAATATTCATGCAAGTGGTGTATGTGTGGTAAGTAAAACTCCGGATATTGCAAATGCCAGGATAGAATTTGAAAATGGCTGTGTAGCGAATCTTACAACTTCCAGAATTTCCATGAAGGCTATGAGAAAGAGCCGTTTCTTTCAAAAAGATGCTTATATTTCTGTAGATTTCCTTGAGAAAAAAGCAGAAGTGATCCGGATGAAAGACGCTCCTGAAAATCCCACCCCTTTCGATATGATTATTGAGAATGCTGATGGTGAAAAAAACCAGATCCTGTTTGAATATCCGGATATCCAGCCCAATAATGCTATCCTTGATGAATTAAATTCTTTTGCAGACGCCATTACGGATGGTAAAAATGTGGAAGTTTCCCTGGAAGACGGAACAGAAGCTTTAAAAGTTGCCCTTGAAATTGTAAAACTGATTTCATAA
- the bla-A gene encoding CGA/CIA family class A beta-lactamase produces the protein MKKIGLFFLLVSSLAIAQKSALEKKINSITQNKKATVGVSVLGFENNFQYSKNGDQKLPMLSVFKFHIACAALDLVDKGKLSLNQKVFIHKTDLKEKTWSPFREKYPAGNIEITLNEVIDYTVAFSDNNLCDVLWKLIGGAKTVQQFMNAKGVKDFQVKYNEQEMHEKSWESLYENYSTTNSAVSALKKFYDGKLLSKKSTDYLMQIMTGTKTGTNKIVEQLPKNTPVAHKTGSSGKNNKGLTIAENDMGIITLPNGKHYAIAVFVNNSTETEAVNCKMVSDISKAVWDDFNK, from the coding sequence ATGAAAAAAATAGGTCTTTTCTTTCTTTTGGTTTCGTCACTGGCCATTGCACAGAAATCTGCTTTAGAAAAGAAAATAAATTCAATTACGCAAAACAAAAAAGCAACAGTCGGGGTTTCTGTTCTGGGTTTCGAAAATAATTTCCAATACAGTAAAAACGGGGATCAGAAGCTTCCTATGTTAAGTGTTTTCAAGTTTCATATTGCATGTGCAGCTTTGGATCTTGTAGATAAGGGAAAATTATCATTAAACCAGAAAGTATTCATACATAAAACCGATCTGAAGGAAAAAACATGGTCTCCGTTCCGGGAAAAGTATCCTGCCGGAAATATTGAAATTACTTTAAATGAAGTAATCGACTATACGGTAGCTTTCAGTGATAACAACCTGTGTGATGTTCTTTGGAAACTTATTGGCGGGGCAAAAACGGTACAGCAGTTTATGAATGCCAAAGGGGTAAAAGACTTCCAGGTCAAGTACAATGAACAGGAGATGCATGAAAAAAGCTGGGAATCACTTTACGAGAATTACAGTACGACCAATTCTGCCGTATCGGCCCTGAAAAAGTTCTATGACGGGAAATTGCTTTCCAAAAAGTCTACGGATTATCTGATGCAAATTATGACCGGAACGAAAACAGGAACCAATAAAATTGTTGAGCAGCTTCCGAAAAATACTCCTGTTGCACATAAAACAGGCTCTTCAGGAAAAAATAACAAAGGACTTACGATTGCTGAAAATGATATGGGAATCATCACGCTTCCAAACGGAAAGCATTACGCAATTGCCGTATTTGTAAACAATTCTACGGAGACAGAAGCTGTAAACTGTAAAATGGTTTCTGATATTTCCAAAGCGGTTTGGGATGATTTTAATAAGTAA
- a CDS encoding 3-hydroxybutyryl-CoA dehydrogenase, protein MKNIVVIGAGTMGNGIAHTFAQSGFKVNLVDVSREALDRGIKTITTNLDRIIAKGNLTEEQKTETLGNISTFTELKEAAGSADLIVEAATENQDLKLKIFGQMDEFAPADCILATNTSSISITKIAAATKRADKVIGMHFMNPVPIMKLVEIIKGYSTSKETFDAIYEMSKTLGKVPVEVNDYPGFVANRILMPMINESIETLYNGVAGVEEIDTVMKLGMAHPMGPLQLADFIGLDICLAILNVMYDGFKNPKYAPNPLLVNMVMAGKLGVKSGEGFYDYSESKKAEKVSKMFLK, encoded by the coding sequence ATCAAAAACATTGTAGTTATTGGAGCCGGAACCATGGGAAATGGTATTGCACATACTTTTGCACAAAGCGGATTCAAAGTAAATCTGGTAGACGTATCCCGGGAGGCTCTTGACAGAGGGATTAAAACAATCACAACCAACCTCGACAGAATAATTGCAAAGGGAAACCTTACAGAAGAACAAAAAACTGAAACATTAGGAAATATCAGCACTTTCACAGAACTTAAAGAAGCTGCCGGAAGCGCAGATCTTATCGTGGAAGCTGCAACTGAAAACCAGGACCTGAAGCTTAAGATCTTTGGTCAGATGGATGAATTTGCTCCTGCCGACTGTATCCTGGCTACCAATACCTCTTCTATTTCTATCACAAAGATTGCAGCAGCTACCAAAAGAGCTGATAAAGTAATCGGGATGCATTTTATGAATCCGGTTCCTATTATGAAGCTGGTAGAGATCATCAAAGGATATTCTACTTCCAAAGAGACTTTTGATGCCATTTATGAGATGAGCAAAACATTAGGGAAAGTTCCTGTGGAAGTGAATGATTATCCTGGTTTTGTGGCTAACAGAATTCTTATGCCAATGATTAATGAATCTATCGAAACACTATACAACGGTGTGGCAGGTGTAGAAGAAATAGACACGGTAATGAAGCTTGGAATGGCACATCCTATGGGACCTCTTCAGCTTGCTGACTTTATCGGTCTTGATATCTGTCTTGCGATTCTTAATGTGATGTATGACGGCTTCAAAAATCCTAAATATGCTCCAAACCCGCTTCTTGTAAACATGGTGATGGCCGGAAAACTTGGGGTGAAGTCCGGAGAAGGTTTCTATGATTATTCAGAAAGTAAAAAAGCTGAAAAAGTTTCAAAAATGTTTTTGAAATAA
- a CDS encoding META domain-containing protein has product MKNLFLSICAAAVLASCGTMSSPSASKVGKVQPSLAGTKWTLADNVKGKVPTLNIDGEKISGNGGCNNYFGTAKLDPSTGDFSAGQMGSTKMMCNNVSVEQNFMDMMGKANKYVVSGTTLELYQDNLLLLKFNKTE; this is encoded by the coding sequence ATGAAAAATCTTTTTTTAAGTATTTGTGCGGCAGCTGTTCTTGCGTCTTGTGGTACAATGTCCAGCCCTTCCGCATCTAAAGTGGGTAAGGTACAGCCTTCACTGGCCGGTACAAAATGGACGTTGGCAGATAACGTGAAAGGCAAGGTTCCGACCCTTAATATCGATGGTGAAAAGATCAGTGGAAATGGCGGATGTAATAACTATTTCGGAACGGCTAAATTAGATCCTTCCACAGGAGATTTCTCTGCCGGTCAAATGGGGTCTACCAAAATGATGTGCAATAATGTGAGCGTTGAGCAGAACTTTATGGATATGATGGGGAAGGCTAATAAATATGTAGTTTCCGGAACCACTCTGGAACTTTATCAGGACAATCTTCTGCTGTTGAAATTCAATAAAACTGAATAA
- the pheT gene encoding phenylalanine--tRNA ligase subunit beta, with product MKISNNWLKDFIKTELKTERIGEFLTDIGLEVEGIEKFESVKGSLEGIVVGKVLTCEKHPNADKLKKTTVDVGNGKILNIVCGAPNVEAGQTVPVAVVGTKIYDKTGNFFEIKEAKIRSEVSQGMICAEDELGLSDDHGGIMVLDEIKYQVGKNFADYFELTNDEVIEIGLTPNRTDAMSHYGVARDLHAFLSTNQQKSIFTKVASVALNVEGSHSFTLEVENKELCPRYIGAVIEDVKVAESPAWLKDRLKAIGLSPINNIVDITNYILHGYGQPLHAFDADKITGNKVKVGTVKEGTKFTTLDGVERTLNGSEVMIKDGKDNPMCIAGVFGGASSGVSNETKTIFLESAYFNPVAVRKGAKFHGLNTDASFRFERGVDPNMTRTAITHAVKMIQELAGGKLAGDLLEEYPKKIEDNYVIIRFSRIEQILGTKIHREKVKEILKSLEIQVLNEIQNGLEISVPAYRADVTREIDVIEEILRIYGYNKIDAPQKISFTPVKLSANDQDELENNWARTLQGLGFNEVMNNSLTSVKDEKDAVKLLNPLSGDLAFMRKSLLEGLLQNAVYNINRKNQDIKFFEFGKIYHKRDKYEERKQLALLVSGRDVAENWLQPKSAVSFYHLKAYVKVLLERLGITYKEIPLTDERFSDALAYETGEKALVRIGKVSPILLKDFDIDQECFYAEIELELAQELRSKNVLKFNDIPKFNKIRRDLALLIDKNINYQDLYETARKNKSPYIRNINLFDVYEGKNLPEGKKSYAMSFELLNEEKTLEEKEIASVMDSLIKAFQKEYNAELRS from the coding sequence ATGAAAATATCAAACAACTGGCTGAAAGACTTTATCAAAACGGAACTGAAAACTGAAAGAATCGGAGAATTCCTTACAGATATTGGTCTTGAAGTAGAGGGGATAGAAAAATTTGAAAGTGTTAAAGGAAGTCTGGAAGGTATTGTAGTAGGTAAAGTATTGACGTGTGAGAAACACCCGAACGCCGACAAATTAAAGAAAACGACAGTTGATGTAGGGAATGGGAAAATATTAAATATTGTTTGTGGTGCTCCTAATGTTGAAGCAGGGCAAACAGTTCCTGTAGCCGTTGTTGGAACTAAAATCTATGACAAAACCGGAAACTTTTTTGAGATCAAGGAAGCGAAAATAAGAAGTGAAGTTTCCCAGGGAATGATCTGTGCAGAAGATGAACTTGGCCTTAGCGATGATCATGGCGGAATTATGGTTCTGGATGAAATAAAATACCAGGTAGGAAAGAATTTTGCTGACTATTTTGAATTGACTAATGATGAAGTAATTGAGATTGGTTTAACACCCAACAGAACCGATGCCATGTCGCATTACGGTGTTGCAAGAGACCTTCATGCATTCCTTTCAACGAATCAGCAGAAATCAATATTTACAAAAGTAGCTTCTGTAGCTTTGAACGTTGAAGGTTCACACAGTTTCACTTTAGAAGTGGAAAATAAAGAACTGTGCCCAAGATATATCGGAGCTGTTATTGAGGACGTAAAAGTGGCAGAATCTCCGGCTTGGTTAAAAGACAGACTGAAAGCAATCGGCTTAAGCCCGATCAACAATATTGTAGATATTACGAATTATATTCTTCACGGATACGGCCAGCCTCTTCATGCATTTGATGCCGATAAAATTACCGGTAATAAAGTGAAGGTGGGAACCGTAAAAGAAGGGACAAAATTTACCACTCTGGATGGTGTAGAAAGAACATTAAACGGTTCTGAGGTGATGATCAAAGACGGAAAAGATAACCCGATGTGTATTGCCGGTGTTTTTGGTGGTGCCAGTTCAGGGGTATCCAATGAAACAAAAACCATTTTCCTGGAAAGTGCTTATTTCAATCCGGTAGCCGTGAGAAAAGGCGCTAAATTCCATGGTTTAAATACAGATGCTTCTTTCAGATTTGAAAGGGGAGTAGATCCCAATATGACCAGAACAGCAATTACCCATGCTGTTAAAATGATCCAGGAACTTGCCGGAGGAAAATTAGCAGGAGATTTACTGGAAGAATATCCGAAGAAAATTGAGGACAATTATGTAATCATCAGGTTCTCAAGAATCGAACAGATACTTGGAACAAAAATCCACAGAGAAAAAGTAAAAGAAATCCTGAAGTCCCTTGAAATCCAGGTTCTGAATGAAATCCAGAACGGTCTTGAAATCTCAGTACCTGCTTACAGAGCAGATGTAACAAGAGAAATAGACGTCATTGAAGAAATTTTAAGGATCTACGGATACAATAAAATAGATGCTCCGCAGAAAATTTCATTTACTCCGGTAAAACTGAGTGCCAACGATCAGGACGAGCTTGAAAACAACTGGGCGAGAACTTTACAGGGGCTTGGCTTCAATGAGGTGATGAACAACTCTCTTACATCTGTAAAAGATGAAAAAGATGCTGTAAAATTACTGAACCCCTTGAGCGGAGATCTTGCGTTTATGAGAAAATCCTTATTGGAAGGTCTTCTGCAAAATGCGGTTTATAACATCAACAGAAAGAACCAGGATATCAAATTTTTTGAGTTCGGGAAAATTTATCATAAAAGAGATAAGTACGAAGAAAGAAAGCAGCTTGCCCTTCTTGTTTCGGGAAGAGATGTTGCCGAAAACTGGCTGCAGCCTAAATCTGCGGTAAGCTTCTATCATCTTAAAGCTTATGTGAAAGTTTTGTTGGAAAGACTTGGCATTACTTATAAGGAAATTCCTTTAACGGATGAAAGATTTTCTGATGCATTGGCTTATGAAACAGGAGAAAAAGCTTTGGTAAGAATAGGAAAAGTATCTCCGATTCTACTGAAAGACTTTGATATCGATCAGGAATGTTTCTACGCAGAAATTGAGCTTGAATTGGCTCAGGAACTGCGTTCTAAAAATGTTCTTAAGTTTAACGATATTCCTAAATTCAATAAAATCAGAAGGGATCTTGCTCTGTTGATCGATAAGAACATCAATTATCAGGACCTGTACGAGACTGCCAGAAAGAACAAATCACCTTACATCAGGAATATCAACTTATTCGATGTTTATGAAGGAAAAAATCTTCCTGAAGGCAAGAAATCGTATGCAATGAGCTTTGAGCTTTTAAATGAAGAAAAAACACTGGAAGAAAAAGAAATTGCTTCCGTGATGGATTCATTAATCAAAGCATTCCAGAAAGAATACAATGCAGAATTAAGATCTTAG
- the dnaN gene encoding DNA polymerase III subunit beta — translation MKFIISSGELQKALQTVSGVISSSQSRPILENYLFELDGNNVTITASDGETTLVTSLEVKSDDSGKFAVPAKIFQDFIKTYGEQPLTFVVKDNAEGTGSQLEILDEKDNFAVALDNADDYPELPEFDASQSVTMPAGVLSEALTNTLFATSNDSLRPVMTGVLFQFGENETNFVSTDSHRLVVYKRADLMNAEPMEFIMPKKPLNIFKNILASSNEDVTIDFNENMAKFTFGKHIWICRLIDGKYPNYTAVIPKENPNVLTINRNLLLGAIKRASIMSNKSTNQVRFKLSANILHLHAEDTEYANKADMQIPCDYNGEDINIGFSSKFLTEMLTILGSDDITMKMSQPNRPGIIEPLDGLEESENILMLSMPVIGL, via the coding sequence ATGAAATTTATTATTTCAAGTGGTGAACTGCAGAAAGCATTGCAAACTGTAAGTGGCGTAATATCAAGCTCTCAGTCGAGACCGATTTTAGAAAACTATCTTTTTGAATTAGACGGAAATAACGTTACCATTACAGCATCTGATGGCGAGACTACTCTTGTGACTTCTCTGGAAGTAAAGTCTGACGATTCGGGTAAATTTGCCGTTCCTGCTAAAATTTTTCAGGATTTTATCAAGACCTATGGTGAACAGCCTTTGACGTTCGTTGTGAAGGATAATGCTGAAGGAACCGGAAGCCAGCTTGAGATTTTGGATGAAAAAGACAACTTCGCTGTAGCACTGGATAATGCTGATGATTACCCGGAATTACCGGAATTTGATGCATCCCAGAGCGTAACAATGCCGGCAGGAGTTCTGTCTGAAGCATTGACGAATACTCTTTTTGCTACAAGTAACGACTCTCTTCGTCCTGTAATGACCGGAGTACTGTTCCAGTTTGGAGAAAACGAAACCAATTTTGTTTCCACAGATTCCCACAGACTGGTGGTCTATAAAAGAGCAGACCTGATGAATGCCGAGCCAATGGAATTCATCATGCCTAAAAAACCTCTGAACATTTTCAAAAACATACTGGCAAGTTCCAATGAAGACGTTACCATCGATTTCAATGAGAATATGGCTAAATTTACTTTTGGGAAACACATCTGGATCTGCCGACTGATAGACGGTAAATACCCCAATTATACAGCAGTAATCCCGAAAGAGAATCCAAATGTACTGACGATCAACAGAAACCTTCTTTTAGGAGCGATCAAAAGAGCATCCATTATGTCTAACAAATCTACCAACCAGGTGAGATTTAAATTATCTGCCAATATTCTTCACCTTCATGCAGAAGATACCGAGTATGCAAACAAAGCGGATATGCAGATTCCTTGCGATTACAACGGAGAAGATATCAATATTGGTTTTAGCTCTAAGTTTTTAACGGAAATGCTTACCATTTTAGGTTCGGACGATATCACTATGAAAATGTCTCAGCCTAACAGACCGGGAATCATTGAACCGCTTGACGGTCTTGAAGAAAGTGAAAATATTCTGATGTTATCAATGCCGGTAATCGGATTATAA
- a CDS encoding diacylglycerol kinase family protein produces MQKPPIHKSFLNAFRGVFLMMKTERNFRIELAAFFVNLILILYFRLSAVDTILILMASLSVLGAEIFNTAIEKICDIVQPEFDKRIGFIKDISAAAVLLLTIGAVITGIIIYRKYVFQ; encoded by the coding sequence ATGCAGAAACCACCTATTCACAAAAGTTTTTTGAATGCTTTCCGCGGTGTTTTCCTGATGATGAAGACGGAAAGGAATTTCCGGATTGAGCTTGCAGCATTTTTCGTTAACCTGATTCTGATTTTATATTTCAGGCTTTCAGCGGTTGATACAATACTCATTCTTATGGCTTCACTAAGTGTTTTGGGTGCCGAAATATTCAATACCGCTATAGAAAAGATATGCGATATTGTACAGCCTGAATTCGATAAAAGAATTGGTTTTATCAAGGATATTTCTGCCGCAGCGGTCCTTTTACTGACCATCGGGGCCGTTATTACAGGGATAATTATTTACCGGAAATATGTATTTCAATAA
- a CDS encoding SGNH/GDSL hydrolase family protein, translated as MKKMIYGLFFGDSITYGEYDGVFGGWVDILKRYALQQFHEGKNELILFNLGIGGETTVGLLKRMPYELAARNSAEGNVVFIGYGANDLAKKDGTHMVNLEQFRNNINEAIHHAKQYTNDIYLVNILPVSQKVDGIESATGKLRTNEEVIVYNQILKDVASENSVHHVDFHAAVLDDKEILLSADGVHPNEKGYGIMAETAISIIEKYL; from the coding sequence ATGAAAAAAATGATTTACGGGCTGTTCTTTGGAGACAGCATCACATATGGGGAGTATGACGGCGTATTCGGAGGCTGGGTAGATATTCTTAAAAGATATGCACTCCAGCAGTTCCATGAAGGAAAAAATGAACTGATCCTCTTTAATCTTGGAATCGGAGGCGAAACCACAGTCGGGCTGCTGAAAAGGATGCCTTACGAGCTGGCAGCCAGAAATTCAGCAGAGGGAAATGTTGTTTTTATCGGGTACGGAGCCAATGATCTGGCAAAAAAAGACGGAACCCATATGGTAAATCTGGAACAGTTCAGGAATAACATCAATGAAGCGATTCATCATGCAAAACAATACACCAATGATATTTATCTGGTAAACATTCTCCCGGTTTCTCAAAAAGTAGACGGGATAGAAAGTGCAACCGGAAAGCTCAGAACAAATGAAGAAGTAATAGTTTACAATCAGATACTTAAAGATGTGGCTTCCGAAAATTCAGTTCATCATGTTGATTTTCATGCTGCTGTCCTGGATGATAAGGAAATTTTACTTTCTGCAGACGGTGTACATCCTAACGAAAAGGGTTACGGAATAATGGCAGAAACTGCAATATCCATCATAGAAAAATATTTATAA
- a CDS encoding ribonuclease inhibitor, with amino-acid sequence MEWSTSNKNNRKMTVINGGHFSNLAGFYDEVSSVLMKDADWKVGTLDGFDDILYGGFGVFENDEEIEMIWKESQKSEKDLGFDATRSFYENKISQGKPFNIDLIQHKLDELVSGKGQTLFDILVEIIESHQNITLILD; translated from the coding sequence ATGGAGTGGAGTACTTCAAATAAAAATAACAGGAAAATGACCGTCATTAATGGCGGTCATTTTTCAAATCTGGCCGGGTTTTATGATGAGGTTTCATCTGTTCTTATGAAGGATGCTGACTGGAAAGTAGGAACACTGGACGGCTTTGATGATATTTTGTACGGAGGTTTCGGTGTCTTTGAAAACGATGAGGAAATAGAGATGATCTGGAAAGAATCCCAAAAATCAGAAAAAGATCTGGGCTTTGACGCAACCCGCAGCTTTTATGAGAACAAGATCAGTCAGGGAAAGCCTTTCAATATAGATCTTATACAGCATAAACTGGATGAATTGGTCTCAGGAAAAGGGCAGACCTTATTTGATATTTTAGTGGAAATTATAGAATCACACCAAAATATTACACTAATTTTGGATTGA